The Natrinema sp. DC36 genome includes the window CGATGTTCATCTCCTCGACCGCGACGACGGCGTCGTACCGCTTTGTCGTATCTTTTAGATTAACGTGTCCCATGTTGTCACTCCTTTAGTCCGCCTTGAGTTAAGCCTCTAACGATATGTTTCTGTGCGAAGACGACCAGCAGTGCGACGGGAATGATCCCGACGATGCTCGCCGCTGCCATCATGTTGTACAGCTGTCCACCCTGCTGTTCGAACTCGAGGATGCCGTAGACCAGCACCGCCCAGTTGTCGGCCTCGCCGTCGGTCATCATGAACGAGAAGAAGAACTCCCGGTAGACGCTGATGAAGACGATTATCGCCGCCGTCGTGACGCCGGGGGCCGACAGCGGCAGGATCACCCGGAACAGGGCCCCGAGTCGCGTCGTCCCTTCGACTCTGGCGGCGTCCTCGAGCCCGTCGGGGATCTGGCTGAAGAACGTCGTGAGGATGAAGATCGTGAGCGGGAGCGTCAACATCGTGAACGGGAAGGCCATCGCCCACGGCGTGTTGTAGAGGTCCGGCGTCATGAACGGTCCGATGGTTAGCGTACCCGTCAGCATCTCGTATAGCGGGATCAGGTACGCGATCCCGGGGAAATACGAGACGACGAGCAACAGCAACATCAGCGGTGCCTTGCCCCGGAAGTCGACGCGGCCGAACGCGTACCCCGCGAGACTACCGATCAGCAGGCAGATAACCACCGTCAGCATCGCGATAACGATGCTGTTGAAGACGTAGTGGTGGATCGGATACTCCTGGAATATCTCGACGAACACCGCGACGTTCGTTCCCTCGGGCAGGATCCCCATCCCGTAGAGTTGATCGCTGGGCGTGATCGCCAGGACGAACAGCCAGTAGAACGGGAACAGCGTCACGATGATGAACGACGTCAGCCCGACGTAGAACAGGATCCTGTAGGTGTCGTACGGGTTGTTGATGAGCAGGTCGACGAGCTGCCCGACGCGACTTCGCGAGTCGTCTCGGACGTTACTCACTGGTAGTCACCTCGTTGCGGAATTTGATGAGATATACCATCACGATCAGGGCGATGATGAGCGCCGTCAGGAAGGCGATTGCGGAGGCGGTCGCCCACCGCTGCATACGGAACGTATCGACGACGAGGCAGGTTAGCGTCGGGACCGTGCTACAGCCTGCGGAGGCCTCGACGATGCCGTAGACCTTCATCGAACTGATCGTGTAGAAGATCATGCCGATGAACACGACCGGCTTGATCAACGGGAACGTGATCAGTTTGAATTGCTGCCACTTCGAGGCGCCGGCGACTTTGGCGACATCGTAGAGGCTCTGATCCACGCTCGCGAGTCCGGCGAGGATGATAAGCGCCATGAACGGCACCCGCCGCCAGACGTCGACCAGCATGATCACGATCATCGAATCGCGCGTACTGACGAGCGGGTTCGCCGAGAACAGGCCGAGGCTGTGCAACGGTTCGACGAGAAAGCTGATCGACGGCTGGAACAGCAGGTAGAAGATCATCCCCTGAATGACGATCGGGATCGACCACGGGAGGAGAACGATCATCCTCGCGACCGCGCGCCCGCGGAATTCCTTGTTGAGCAGCAAGGCCATGCCGAGACCGAGACTCGTCCCCATGGCGACGCTCACGGCCGTGATCAGGAGCGTGATGACCAGCGCGCTCGAGAGCGGATCGCTCAGGCTGATGAACGGGTCACTGAGGATGATATTTATATCACCGTTGAGAATCGCGATATACGTATCGAGCCCGGTGAACTCACCGACCGGATATTCGCCGTAGAGGTCGTCGCTGTGAAGCGAGACCCACAGCGTTCTGATGAGCGGATAGAACGCGAGAACCGAGAGGACGAAGAGCATGGGTCCGATGAGGAGGTAGCCATACTTGTCCTCGTCTAGCCGTTCGATCCTGTATAGGATGGGCGATGCAGCGCGGGATACCTTGTCTAACATTGTGATGGCCTACTTCGGATGAGATCCACGAACGATCTTGTAAGTTTCGTTATTCCAGTTGCCGGCGTGGATCGTCGAAGCCGACTAGAAGTCGGCGTTTTCGATTTCCTCGACGGCTTCCTGTGCCGACGCGACGGCCGCTTCAGGGGACTGCTCCTGGTTGAGACACGCGTGGAACTCGTCGGCGATCGCGTCCTTTTGCGAGTCCCAGATCTGGTTGATCGGATGGACCCACTGGTTCTCCGACTGGAGCTGGAGAGTATCGAGATACCGGCTCATCACCGGGACGTTTTGTGCTTGGTCCGACTCGTACAGTTCGGGTTTCGGCGGTGTCGATCCGGCGAGTTCGAAGATATCGAGGTAGAACTCGTCGGACGTCATCGCCTTCAGCACTTCGACGGCTGCCGGGAGAGTCTCGGAGTTGGGATTCAACGAGAGATGCCACCCGCCGAGTGTCGAGTTCGTGCCGCCGGTGCCCTCGTACTCCGCTTCGTCTTTGGTCACGCCGTAGGGGAACGGCATGAGCCCGATGTCGTCACCGAACGCGTCCTCGCCCGCGAACTGTGCGATCGCGTACGACCAGTTTCGATGGAAGACCGCCTCGCCGGCAGCGAACGATTCCTGAGACGGTTGCGTGTCCCAGCCCAGCGCTTCGGACGGGAGGATGTCACCGGTTATCCCGTCCAGCGCGTGCTCGTCGTCGGACCCGTGCATGAACGTCCGTAGCAACTGGAGCGCTTCGATTACCGGCTCGTCGTCGATCGTGATCGGCCGGTCGCCGATGGGACCGTGCTGGTTTTCCATGTCGCCGAAGTAGTTACCGCCCATCGTGACGACCTTCTCGTAGCCGGTCTGGTGACCGATCGTCCGCTGGTTGAGCGTCGTCGTATAGCCGTGATCGACGTCGTTTGCCGCCATCGACTCGCTGACGATGTCGGCGAACCGTTCCCACTCCATCGGCTCCGTCGCCCAGTTTTCTCCTTCGGGATCGTAGCCGGCGTTCTCGACGTAGTCCTTGCGGTAGAGGATCGCAGGGATGTCGACGAACTGCGGCACGCCGTAGAGGCCGCCGTCCCACCGCATTGAATCGACCATCACCTGGTGGTAGTCGTTCTCAATCTCGTCGAGCTTCTCCTGCGGGAGCGCCTCGTTCAGGTCGACCAGCCATCCCCGCGGCGCGAACGAGGACGTGTACGCGAAGTTGGTCAACATGATGTCCGGGGTACTTCGGCCGGCTTGCAGGATCTGATTGTACCGATCCTCTTGATCGTCCGCACCCCAGACGCCGGTCGAGAACTCGACGTCGATGTTCTCGTGGAGACCGGCATTTCGCATCGACTCCTTTAGCTGGTCTTCGATGTCCCCGAAAAGCGGCGCGGTACTGTACTCGACCGTCGCCGGCTCGCCGTCGTACTCCGAAAGGTCGAGTTCGTCGTCGCTGTCGCCGCCGAGACAACCGGCGGTTCCGACGGCTCCAGCAGCACCGGCCGCTGCGAGGAACCGTCGACGGGAAACCGGACTCGTGGTTTGCATTCTACTCGTTAACCTATGGTTGGGTCTACCTGCCATGGTTGTCAAATAAGTAGGCCCTTATATAAATATATCTATTCACCATTTACATGATCTGTTGTTCGGTTTCGGGCGGGCGAGAAGAGAGGGGAGACGTCTCGCCGGACGAGATTCGACGTCGAACGGTCCCGCGACGGTTCCGGCCGTGAGACTCGTTGTTCGACCCTCTCGGACGGGTTCGGGTCTCTCGATGGTCGTCACGATGTGCCGAGCGGACGACGGAAGACGTCCGGCGACACCGGACAACTATTAAATAGATCCCGTCCATACTGGGGCGTAGATGTCGAACGAATCACGATATCCGGTCCAGGCCGCTGCGACGACGTTCCGGATCATCGAAACGCTTCACGAACTCGACGGGGCCGGCGTGTCCGACCTCTCAGACGAACTCGAGATGCCAAAGAGTACGGTTCACGATCATCTCCAGACGCTGACCGAGATCGAGTATCTCGTCAACGAGGGTGGAACGTACCACGTCGGTGCACGGTTTCTCGAGTTGGGCGGGTTCGCTCGAAGCCAGATGAAACTCTACCAGATCGCCTCTCCCGAGATCAAGAAGTTAGCGTCAGAAACCGGCGAACACGCGAACCTCCTGATCGAAGAACACGGCAAGGGGATCTTTCTAAACAAGACGAAAGGGCAAGATGCAGTGAACCTCGATACCCACATCGGCAAGCGGGTTCATCTCCATACGACCGCTCTGGGAAAGGCGATCCTTTCGAGGCTCTCCGAACCGGCCGTCGACGAGATCATCGATCGGCACGGACTACCCGCCGTGACCGAGAAGACGATCACCAATGTCGGTGAATTGAAGCGGCAGCTGGCGACGATCCGCGAACAGGGGTACGCGATCGACGATGAAGAACGGGTGTCCGGAATGCGGTGTGTCGCTGCACCGATCTGTGACGATGAAGCGAATCCGATCGGCGCGATCAGCGTCTCGGGGCCGACGAATCGATTCGACGACGAGATATTCGCGACCGAGATTCCGAAGGCCGTTCTGAGTACTGCAAACGTTATCGAAGTGAATATGACCTACTCATAGATCATCCGGTGTGACCGGATAGCACTGCAGGTCCAGTATCCGGAAATGTGTCGCTCGAAAGCTGCATTTTTCGTCGATCCGAGGCCGCTCCTGAGCCGGCGACCTCGTTCCATTACATTCATATCCATGTAATCTTTGTGTGGTCGAGATGGGCAGATCGCTTATCCTCCTCGCGAGACGACCTACGTGCTCCCTTTGGTTTACACCCATATAGATGTACAACGAAACGCCGAAAGACCGCGGGATCAGTTTCCGGTACCACCGAACGCTTTCATGCTAACAGTTACCGTGTGATTGGGTTCGGACCCCGCGCCCAGTACGCCACGACGGAACGCCGCACTCCCACCGCTCCGGCCGTGGGGTATCCCGTGCGGACGTCCCACAGCGGCATCCTCGGCGGTCGATCCGCCTCGGACGACGAGCGATCGCTCCGGTGAGAATGTCGAAGATATATGGGTACCGGTTGCGATTGGCAGGGTGTGAACTCACCAGTCGTCGATCCCTCGATTCGCGTCTCGCGTCCCAACGACACGACTACCGCCGATTGGAGACAGGAATGACATATACCGCAGGCATCATCGGAACCGGTGGTATCGCAGGAATGGGGATCCTCGGCATGCACGACGAGGATGTCATCGGAACGGAGAAGATTCGGGCCAGCCACGCCGGCGGATACGCCGCCACCGACGAGATCGAACTCGTCGCCGTCGCGGACGTCGACGAGTCGGCGCTCGAACAGTTCGGCGATGCGTGGGACGTTTCGTCGGATCGCCGGTATACCGGCCACGAGGCGATGCTCGAGTCCGAGTCCCTCGACGTCGTCTCGATCTGCACTCCCTCGTATCTCCACGACGAACACACCATCGACGCCGCTCGATCCGCCGCGGATCCCGAGGTCGTCTGGTGTGAGAAGCCGATCGCCTCGCAAGTCAGTGCGGCCGAGCGAATGGTCGACGTCTGCGCGGAAACGGACACCGAACTCGTCGTCAATCACTCCTTCCGGTTTACCGACAAACTCCGGCAGCTTCGGTCCCTCGTCCGAGAGGAGAACCTCCTCGGCGACGTCGCCTCCGTGAGCACGCAGTATCGCATGGAGCTCCTGCGGAACTCGACGCACGTGCTCGATACGCTCGTGTACTTGCTCGACGCGCGCGCGGAGCGGGTCAGCGGCTACATCACCGGAGAGAACGAGGCTGTCGACTCCCTCGATGTCTCGCAGGACATCGCCGACGCCGGCGGTGGCGGTCACGTCGTGATGGACGACGACACCTTCGTCACCGTCGACTGTACGATCCCCCGCGACATCTCGTCGATGACGCTCCAGTTCGTCGGCACGGAGGGCAAACTCTACATGAACAACGACGACGGGGAGTGGCGGTACTGGACGCTCGAGGACGGTGAGCACGTCGAGACCGACCTGCCGGGGATCGACGGGTCGTGGACGTGGGACGACGACTACGAGGAATCGTTCGCGAACGCCGCAGGGCACATCGAGGCCCTGCTGAACGGCGAGGCCGAGAATCGATCACCGGGTCGCGAGGCGATCCGATCGCTGGAGATCATCGTCGCGTTCTACCTCTCTCACCACGCGAACGGGACGATCGACGTCCCCCTCTCACAGCCGCTCCGCGAGGTCACTATCACCTCCTGGTAGCCGGCTTCCATCGGGACGTCGACTTTCGCGGCCGAGCCGTCGACCGACGAGGGCGCAGCCGTCGCGATTCGCACGGTCGACGGATGACCGCGCTCCGGACACGGTCGCCACCGTGTATCGTCGCGATATCCGTCGGGAGCAACGCGTTTGCGTCCGACTCGCCCCCTCGAGCGGTGGCGGGCGAGACGGCGGGTGCGTTTCGGACCGCTCGATTCTGTCGCGGCTCGTGACGCCGACGATCGGCGTCGGAACCGTCTCAGCGGCGAGGGTGGCCGTCGAATCGACACGCTGGCTCCAGTATCGGAATTCAAATAGTGTCCGTTTCGAATACAACTATGAACACTGATATATGCGCATTTATCTCGCTCGGAAGACGCGTTTGCACCGTTTCGACGTCGTCCGTGTAATCGGGCCCGTCTCGCTGACGTGCGCGATCGCGTCGACGTATCGCCGCTGACGAGACCACAATTCGGACCCGGGCGGCCGACAGCCGGGATCCTCATCGTCGAATCGGATCGCGGTTTCGTGTACCCTGTGAGGGGGCGACCGAGCGCGTTCACCACCGCCCGTCTCGGATGTCGAAGGCGAGCCCC containing:
- a CDS encoding carbohydrate ABC transporter permease, encoding MSNVRDDSRSRVGQLVDLLINNPYDTYRILFYVGLTSFIIVTLFPFYWLFVLAITPSDQLYGMGILPEGTNVAVFVEIFQEYPIHHYVFNSIVIAMLTVVICLLIGSLAGYAFGRVDFRGKAPLMLLLLVVSYFPGIAYLIPLYEMLTGTLTIGPFMTPDLYNTPWAMAFPFTMLTLPLTIFILTTFFSQIPDGLEDAARVEGTTRLGALFRVILPLSAPGVTTAAIIVFISVYREFFFSFMMTDGEADNWAVLVYGILEFEQQGGQLYNMMAAASIVGIIPVALLVVFAQKHIVRGLTQGGLKE
- a CDS encoding Gfo/Idh/MocA family oxidoreductase; amino-acid sequence: MTYTAGIIGTGGIAGMGILGMHDEDVIGTEKIRASHAGGYAATDEIELVAVADVDESALEQFGDAWDVSSDRRYTGHEAMLESESLDVVSICTPSYLHDEHTIDAARSAADPEVVWCEKPIASQVSAAERMVDVCAETDTELVVNHSFRFTDKLRQLRSLVREENLLGDVASVSTQYRMELLRNSTHVLDTLVYLLDARAERVSGYITGENEAVDSLDVSQDIADAGGGGHVVMDDDTFVTVDCTIPRDISSMTLQFVGTEGKLYMNNDDGEWRYWTLEDGEHVETDLPGIDGSWTWDDDYEESFANAAGHIEALLNGEAENRSPGREAIRSLEIIVAFYLSHHANGTIDVPLSQPLREVTITSW
- a CDS encoding IclR family transcriptional regulator — encoded protein: MSNESRYPVQAAATTFRIIETLHELDGAGVSDLSDELEMPKSTVHDHLQTLTEIEYLVNEGGTYHVGARFLELGGFARSQMKLYQIASPEIKKLASETGEHANLLIEEHGKGIFLNKTKGQDAVNLDTHIGKRVHLHTTALGKAILSRLSEPAVDEIIDRHGLPAVTEKTITNVGELKRQLATIREQGYAIDDEERVSGMRCVAAPICDDEANPIGAISVSGPTNRFDDEIFATEIPKAVLSTANVIEVNMTYS
- a CDS encoding extracellular solute-binding protein, whose amino-acid sequence is MQTTSPVSRRRFLAAAGAAGAVGTAGCLGGDSDDELDLSEYDGEPATVEYSTAPLFGDIEDQLKESMRNAGLHENIDVEFSTGVWGADDQEDRYNQILQAGRSTPDIMLTNFAYTSSFAPRGWLVDLNEALPQEKLDEIENDYHQVMVDSMRWDGGLYGVPQFVDIPAILYRKDYVENAGYDPEGENWATEPMEWERFADIVSESMAANDVDHGYTTTLNQRTIGHQTGYEKVVTMGGNYFGDMENQHGPIGDRPITIDDEPVIEALQLLRTFMHGSDDEHALDGITGDILPSEALGWDTQPSQESFAAGEAVFHRNWSYAIAQFAGEDAFGDDIGLMPFPYGVTKDEAEYEGTGGTNSTLGGWHLSLNPNSETLPAAVEVLKAMTSDEFYLDIFELAGSTPPKPELYESDQAQNVPVMSRYLDTLQLQSENQWVHPINQIWDSQKDAIADEFHACLNQEQSPEAAVASAQEAVEEIENADF
- a CDS encoding sugar ABC transporter permease yields the protein MLDKVSRAASPILYRIERLDEDKYGYLLIGPMLFVLSVLAFYPLIRTLWVSLHSDDLYGEYPVGEFTGLDTYIAILNGDINIILSDPFISLSDPLSSALVITLLITAVSVAMGTSLGLGMALLLNKEFRGRAVARMIVLLPWSIPIVIQGMIFYLLFQPSISFLVEPLHSLGLFSANPLVSTRDSMIVIMLVDVWRRVPFMALIILAGLASVDQSLYDVAKVAGASKWQQFKLITFPLIKPVVFIGMIFYTISSMKVYGIVEASAGCSTVPTLTCLVVDTFRMQRWATASAIAFLTALIIALIVMVYLIKFRNEVTTSE